One window of Thiovulum sp. ES genomic DNA carries:
- a CDS encoding prophage antirepressor (PFAM: KilA-N domain), whose product MEQSIITKVFSGKEIFFDKINEEIYLNATKTAKAFGKRVDKWKENSNTIEYLEALSNYPEKGELNYIISKEGRYGGTWIHKKLIISFSRWLDAKFSVWCDEVIEEILSTGSYSLQKEKNVWSRNQFDFREKRFSIPR is encoded by the coding sequence ATGGAACAATCAATTATAACAAAAGTCTTTTCTGGCAAAGAGATATTTTTTGACAAAATCAATGAAGAAATTTACTTAAATGCTACAAAAACAGCAAAGGCATTTGGTAAAAGAGTTGATAAATGGAAAGAAAACTCTAACACCATTGAATATTTAGAAGCTCTTTCTAACTACCCCGAAAAAGGTGAGTTAAACTACATCATCTCAAAAGAGGGCAGATATGGTGGAACTTGGATTCACAAAAAACTGATTATTTCATTTTCTCGTTGGCTTGATGCAAAATTTTCTGTTTGGTGTGATGAAGTGATTGAAGAAATTCTTTCAACTGGTTCTTATTCTTTGCAAAAAGAGAAAAATGTCTGGAGCAGAAATCAATTT
- a CDS encoding putative transcriptional regulator with C-terminal CBS domains (PFAM: Helix-turn-helix), with the protein MEQKEENLVKKTCRELGINQKELANLTGFSEAVISRWNRGANLTESTKKHFALLIENSKLKTHIISKVID; encoded by the coding sequence TTGGAACAAAAAGAGGAGAATTTAGTTAAAAAGACTTGCCGAGAACTTGGAATCAATCAAAAAGAGTTGGCAAATTTAACTGGTTTTTCTGAAGCTGTAATTTCACGATGGAATCGGGGAGCAAACTTAACGGAATCTACAAAAAAGCATTTTGCACTTTTAATTGAAAATAGCAAACTAAAAACACATATAATTTCAAAAGTAATTGATTAA